Proteins from a genomic interval of Nerophis lumbriciformis linkage group LG01, RoL_Nlum_v2.1, whole genome shotgun sequence:
- the tmem51a gene encoding transmembrane protein 51a, producing MRSTADGQSSPRSNDNNNNNNNNNNSSNENSGNSGSQYALCALGVGLVALGIVMIVWSIVPAETTSNSNNNTAGDGQGDPSGSRKSKASSVAFVLVGSGVVMLLLSLCLGMRNRQREQQRLQEAQNQRGMTTRENRDAEMPVEDAQRYAVPTYEEVVGSGQYPVRQSNLQPSSSQLPSYDDLVQVDGVQYEFEVTGSPPGSTSVPTTAVAAASNRKHGKSGRKLLPIKIRRIKSEKMPSSPPATGISIEPLTPPPQYEDKVPPL from the exons ATGCGTTCTACTGCGGATGGACAATCCAGCCCTCGCAgcaatgacaacaacaacaacaacaacaacaacaataacagcaGTAATGAGAACAGTGGAAACTCCGGTTCTCAGTATGCACTTTGCGCCCTGGGTGTCGGACTGGTGGCTCTTGGCATAGTGATGATCGTGTGGAGCATAGTCCCTGCAGAAACCACATCGAACAGTAACAACAACACTGCCGGTGATGGACAAGGTGATCCTTCTGGATCCAGAAAAAGTAAAGCTTCGTCTGTGGCTTTTGTCCTGGTGGGCTCGGGGGTGGTCATGCTGCTGCTGTCCTTGTGTCTGGGGATGAGGAACAGGCAGCGGGAGCAGCAGAGGCTGCAGGAGGCCCAGAACCAAAGAGGAATGACCACCAGGGAGAACAGAGATGCAGAAAT GCCCGTGGAAGACGCCCAGCGGTATGCCGTGCCCACCTACGAGGAGGTGGTAGGCAGCGGCCAGTACCCCGTCCGCCAGAGCAACCTTCAGCCCAGCTCCTCCCAGCTCCCCTCCTACGACGACTTGGTACAAGTCGACGGCGTGCAGTACGAATTTGAGGTGACTGGATCCCCGCCTGGCTCCACCTCCGTCCCCACGACCGCCGTCGCTGCCGCATCCAACCGCAAACACGGCAAAAGTGGCCGCAAGCTCCTCCCCATCAAGATCCGCAGGATTAAATCAGAGAAGATGCCGAGTTCTCCGCCGGCCACTGGGATCAGTATAGAGCCGCTCACCCCGCCGCCACAGTACGAGGACAAGGTGCCTCCCCTTTAA